The following DNA comes from Brassica oleracea var. oleracea cultivar TO1000 chromosome C5, BOL, whole genome shotgun sequence.
CGAGGTTCAAATCGGAACCTGAATTAGGAGAGGCTGCATCTTCCATTTCTGCTTTTCTGCTTAATCGGCGGTGGAGTTCTCGGAGGCGGAGAGTCGTGGCGGCTTGAGATCGATGGGACAGACGGAGAGGAGGAAGGAGACGAAGGGTATATTTGTAAATTATATTAGCATCAGTCACTGCACAGTTAAATGGGGATGCCTGTCGACAGTTTTATTTGATTCGGTTTGCATAACCACCATACCAGACCGGACATGATCCGGTTTAAGATAATTAAGCTGATAATGGGCTATAAGTAATTTAAAGAGAGTTCACAGCTAAAGGGCCGTGCTGATCCAAACCCAACACAGTGAACCGCTGAATATTGTATATGTTTTCAAGTTGTATACATGTATACCCAAATAATTATGAGTTTTTCACCAAAATAATAATTAGTATATATGAATTCTATATATATGTGGAAAATCTGGAAAGAGATTTTTCATCACATGTTTCCTTATTTTTTCATAAACAAATCATAGAATAAAATGCAGGAAAATTAAATAAATTCTAGAAATTTTGGAAGGAATTATTTATTTTTCATAAATTTTATTCTATATTATTTAAATTGACAATCTATATTTTTGAAATTTTACCTTTCTCCTGAAACTATTTATCAATGTTCCAAATTTTTTTAAGATTTGATATTTTATACGCTTGACATGTGTTAAAGTGAATCCCATCCAATATTCGATAACAAGTTCCTTAAAATAGTAAAATATTTTCTTCATATTTCTTGTCTGGGAAATATTAGTATATGTTAATTATGTCATCCAATGCTCAATACATTAACTATGCATTTAAACATATACAAATCACGAGATAACATCAAATGTAAATCCTTTATATTCATTTTGTTGTGCAAATGTAAATAAATTCTTTATATTCAGATCACTTATTTAATAATACATTTCTGTTTGGTTAATCATTAATTGGGCTATCAACTTATTAGATTTTATGTAGGATTTTAAAATCCTATAAATACAAGAACATAATGTTTCATATTTCTCACAAGTCTCAAGAATATCAAAAAATTGTATTTATACTATAATAAAAATGTCTCTAGAGAAGATCTTCAAGCGTTTTGACGAGAACAATGATGGTACACTTTCATTGGGTGAGTTTTCTGATGCCGTTCTTAAATATTTTCCTGGATTTTCTCAAGAGGATATCGAAAGACGATTTAAAGAAATTGATATTAATGGTAATGGCCAAATCAATGCCAATGAGTTTGTTTCGTGGTTTGAGAAGATATTGAAGATATCGTTTGATGTATGTGACGTTGATGGTGACGGAAAGGTAACGGCCAGAGAGTTGCATTTGGTGATGAAGACTATTATCGGAAAACCACACACCAAGGAAGTCTGTGCCGAGCAGATTCGAATTGCTGATACAGATAGTGATGGTTGTTTGAATTATGAAGAGTTTAAGGCTTTGTTGTTTAGTGACTTCTAAGAAAGAGTGGTAATTAAGCTCATATCTATAATATATGTTATCTATTATATTATGTAAGAAGAGTGGGCTTCCAAATGATATATTCAGTTGTGGAAGTAATATAGTTTGATGCTTTTTCGTAGTTCTATCACTGAATATGAATGATTCAAATTTTCAAATATCTAAAGGAAGAAGAGGCCTAGTTTGTAATTATTAGGGAATCTCCAATCCTTTTTTTTTTTTTTTTGACATCGAAATAGAAACTAAAGCTACTCTGCAGCCGTTAGACTAGCTTCGGGGGCTAGCCCTATGGACGCAAAGGCACTAACTGAGGGGTTGAGCTTGCGTAGTCGGCCACCTTTGGCGAGTCTGTCCGCACGTGCATTCTGTGATCTTGGGATAGCAGATATAGAGAAGCTTGAGAAATCAGAGGATAAAGCTTTAATCTCGTCTAGCTCTGGCGCTAAGGCTAGCCATTCCATGTCCGTGAATATGATCTTTACCAGTTGTTCACAATCCAACAGAATTTGAATCTCTCTTCTCCCTCTTTTAAGTAACTCCTGCATCGCCCAGATTATGCCTTCTGGAGAGGTGAAGCCGAGCTGATGTTACCCTTGAACCCGATCAGGGTGGTTCTTCCATCGTCGGGGAGCACAAACCCGAGGCTTGTATCGCCCTGCTCTTCGGTCCAAGATGCGTCAACCTGGCATTTCCACCTCCCTACTTCAGTTCCCTGGCTCATCTGATAGCCACCTACTGGCTGATCCTCTCCCCCAATGTTGATAATCTCTGCTGCCATTTGAGCTACACGCCAGCTCTCGGCTTCTTTTGTCGCCATTTGAATTGTATCCATCGGGGATATGTATTTATTGTTAAAGACCTTATCATTCCTCACTTTCCATATGTACCATATGATCCATGGGAATGCCTCCAATTGCTGCGCGTTCACTCCTCGTGTTCTGGCTCTGAACAGTAGGTAATCCAAATTAGCGTTGAGAGAACTACTCGGGAAATACCTCGGAGATGTTGAAATAGAAGACAAAGCCCAGCATTGGAGGGCTGGTGGACATTCAAACAGAGTGTGGTTAATTGATTCTGTCTCTGCTCCACACTGGACATAAGAGCTATCGCGAGCACACCGGACAAGGGCATCTCCAATCCAATACCATTTTTTTTTCTATTTTGGAGTAAAAGTAAGTATAGTAATCTACACTCAGTATTTTAAGCTAAATTTGCTTCAAATATCTAAAGGAGCTATTAGTTATATAGTTTGATGTTTCTTCCTTTCAAATATCTAAAGGAAGAAGAAGCTTAGTTTATAACTAGGCCTCTAGAAGAAGAAGAGACCTAGTTTGATGGCTCAGTATTCTATGCTAAATTTACACGATCAATAAAAACTTTTTGATTTCAAAACAAAAATGATAGTAAAATCATAAACATAAATTACGAAACGATCTTCTTTTTTTTTTTAATTTGATCAATTTTTATTGGATGTAACATCCTTCTTAATTTTTTTCTCCCTGTAAATTGTAGCGACAGTTCTTCGAGTAATGTTACAATGAATATTTTGAGTTATAATATCGATAGAAATACAACAGTTGGATCATGCAAATATGATATGGCACCTAAAAGGTTTTTTATTTCAAGGCTTGCAATATGTTTCTCCGCCAAAGAGCAGTCTCTGGGTCGAACCTCAGCTCCCAAGTTGGCCAATAATGGAGATCTTGTTTTAGAGTCAACACTCGTGGCTTGCCGTTAAGATGAACGGTCCTTATACGCACAAACTGCCCGTGTTCTAGCTCCTGTTCGCAAAGAAACAATCTAAGATTAAACTTCAAACGACATAATCGCTTCAGGGCCAAAGCAAAAATTGTAAATGTGAGTTCTGTAAGGAATGAGTCAAAACCTTGGTGGCATCTGCAAATGCGTTTAGATCAGGAGTCTTCTTCCCGTTAACTTCCACGATCCATTGAAGTGCATACAGGCCATATCGGTTTGCGGGACTCCCGTGACACCATCTGAGAACAAGTTTTGTCAGAGATCAAATCCAAGCAACCGATATGAAATTATTTCTAGTCGGTTCTTTGTTAAACCAAATTGAGATTCCATATATAGGTCAGAAGCAGTACCTTGTAACATAGACACCATGACCTTCCTCAGGAAGGAATCCAAGAGAGCGAACCGCGGGATGAGGATCTTGAACAACACACCCGCACCAGTTTATCACTCTTGTAGTACCATTTCCATCTCTTTTATCAGTTCCAACTACAAGCTCCATTTCTCGGCCCTGATAAACAACCAACAGTTCTTGAGTATCAACTAGTGAACCTTTTTTCTTCACTTAAATTACTATTGTCTAAAAACACAAGAAAACGATAGGAACTATTGTCACAAGTAGTGTGACCAATAGACACAAGACTAGGATGATAACGGAGAAACAAAGGTCTCAAGAGCCAGGAGTTAATGGTGTCACCTGTCGAAGGATTGTTAGATTGAGATTCTCATCGCTGTGGGTACCCTTATCCAATGTTAGGCAAGCAGCTTCAATGTCATTGTAGCATGTAACTGGCATCTTATCCACTGCCAGAACCATGTCGCCTTGTTCTAGAAGATTTTCAGCTTTTGATCCTGCCAGGCAGCCTTTAACACGTAGAACTTGTCGTCTAACAGGATCCTTCTTGACTAGGATCTGTAAGAACAAACAATGTAGTATATGGATTTGAAAATACACAAGGGATAAATTCTACATAGGATATAAACAAGAAAAGGCTTACTTGGACCCATTCATCACTCAGACCAAAACTCCGGGCTTTTGAGAGCAAAGTAGGATACAACTCAACTTCCAAAATTCGAACAAGTGGCATTGGCCTTTTGATACCATTTATGAGAAGAGCTGGTCCATTTCCACCGGTTATGATTTTTTCAAGGACTTGACTGATCGCATATACCGGGATACCTCTGACAAACTGATGGTCTTCTGACGTAGTGGAACTATATTTAATCTGTGTTCAATTCACATGAAAGCATAATGTTAGAAAATAAAATAAAAACACAAAAGTTGAGGGAATTGCAAAGTGGGAAGATGAACCTGAGTCGAAAAGCTTCCCCAAATGGCCCGAATCCTCCCCTGCTCATCAGTCAGCGCTCCTGAAAATGAGCTACCAAAATCTGCAAAGAAAGAAAAAGATATGGTATTTGAACAAGTCTAAAGTAACTATATTTAACACCAGAGGTTCTAAATTCCTTACCAGTATCAAGCTCGATTACTTCCATATTAGTAGCTCTATAGCGGGGAGAATCAGCAGACCCAATGTTTAACGCTGCACATGGATTGGTTACAATAGATTTTCTTGACGTGGCTTGAAGATTTCTACTCAATCCAACAAGATAGACCGAATCTCCACGTTGCAGTGCAGGTTCTGTTTAGAAAAATACATTGCAACATGAACTCGTCCCATTAATTTGACTAGAAAAAGGAAAGGTTAAACGACATGCAATTGAAAGCTATATAAAACATACACATCAATTTAACAAGCCACCTTTTAACAAAAGGACAATCATATGTTATATAGCGATACCAAACACAGCAATTGTGAAACTTCCAAAAGGTTTAACAACAACAAAGCAATAGCCCAATGCTAGCCCCATCATCCAACCAGCATATAATTTGAACCCAAAGGTGCCTTTGTACAGATTCGTATTGACATACCAGGTAGTAGCTCAGCTGCACGAATGGCTGAAGCAGCGGCAGGACCCATTGCTGATGGATTATAGGCTATCAGAGCATAGTTGTGAACAGGATGAAGAAATACCACCTGCATTTCAGTTAAGTAAGATCAATACTAAGCTTCCTTCCATGAACTATAAGAGTCTCAGTGAAATCTAACCTCTCCAGGAATCTCGACTGGAAAAGCAGCAAAGGACAACATAACATCAGATGCAGAAATGGCAACAGTGTTTTTGTCCACCACAGCAAGTCCCATGCTCGAAGAATGATAAATAATGATGCCGGTACCAAAGAAATGTTGGGAATGTACACCATCAAGACTGCACGATGGTGGCACATGAACCTGTATAAGAGAACATAGTTTCAGCAGATGCAAGTTGCCTTTAATCACAACAAGAACTACAATCACAAATACCAGAAACATATTTAGCCAAGACAGAAATTTCAATCACCAGGTTGTACTTCAATGGTTTAGCATCCATAGATTATCATTTTTAAGACTTGTAGAAATCGTTACCAAATCTAACATGTTCTGGTGACATAATTTAAAGTAATACTTCATAGCTTTGGAGAGTAGGAACTCCTAACCTTGAATTCAGTTTTGTATACTATTTCATTCAAGTTCAGCCACAAAGCCAGAATCCACTGCGACACCCAAATTTGAGAAAGTTCTTAATATTTACCTCAAACATGACAAGAGCAGGCTCAATAGCACGTTCAGCCAATGAAGCATTAGCAGAAAATGCTGTTGCACCTTCGTAGTCTCTTAATACCGTATTATCTGTCTCCATTGCATCATCAGATTTTAATTCACTCCCATATAAGGAAGCGTTTGCAACAGTTCCATCTGAAGAATCATCTTCCACTCTTTGTTTCTTTGCTTCTGAGCCAAAATCATTCTGATAACCATCGCCACTAGAGGCTCCCATAGTAGCCGCAGTATCAGTAACCCCACGAAATTCATGCATGGGATCTGTATCGTGATGGCAGAGAGGAATATTTTGGCTTATAGGCAAACCATTAATATCAATAGGTGGTGAAACAGCAGCAAGTTCGATAGCAGGTTTCCCATCCCATAAACCAGTACTGTCATTACGGGTATACAACTGTGGAGGAGCGTACCATTCATGACGGTCGATTGTGACTAACACAGACTGCAGGAAATGGAACCCGAAAATAAGTACTTTCTCATTTGAGTAAATATTATAAAAATCAATAAGAAACATAAATAACCATGCTAATGACAAGAACACTGTTAAGACAAAACGACCCACTGCGGAATCATAACTTTAGAGATATATATTTTCTATAGACAGTGATCATAGTGATCTATCAGTATCACAATAGCAAAAAAAAAAAATAGAGAAGAGAGGTAATATTGTCACAGAATCAACAGATTGCATGCAAGAATTCAGATGCCGAACAAGAGTAGACTAACAAATTATCATATAGAAATGCTACCATCAATGTTTAACAAGCATAAAGTTATAGTGAGTTAGGACGTCTAACTAGAATAATTTTTAAACAACGTATATCACCTTCTTGCGATGACGATCGGTGTGAGACATATATTCCAAGGGAACACGAGCACCCCTAGAGAGCTTTGAAAGGACGGATACTAAATCCGCTAGACATGAAATATCCTCGTTAGCAACCTTCTTTATGATAGCATGTCGTGGGACCCCAGCTCTAAACAGCATGTATCTGCATAAAATAGTTCATCCAAGTAAATATAATTTCTGAAAGTGGAATCATTTGCATTCACAATAGCTCACATGTAAAAATATTGATACATCAGTCACGAAAA
Coding sequences within:
- the LOC106292428 gene encoding probable calcium-binding protein CML34, coding for MSLEKIFKRFDENNDGTLSLGEFSDAVLKYFPGFSQEDIERRFKEIDINGNGQINANEFVSWFEKILKISFDVCDVDGDGKVTARELHLVMKTIIGKPHTKEVCAEQIRIADTDSDGCLNYEEFKALLFSDF
- the LOC106295522 gene encoding protease Do-like 7, translated to MGDSLEMLGSEASMETETGIKSDFCLEIDPPLRETVATAEDWRRALDKVVPAVVVLRTTACRAFDTESAGASYATGFIVDKRRGIILTNRHVVKPGPVVAEATFVNREEIPIYPVYRDPVHDFGFFSYDPSAVQFLSYEEIPLAPEAASVGLEIRVVGNDSGEKVSILAGTIARLDRDAPHYKKDGYNDFNTFYMQAASGTKGGSSGSPVIDWQGRAVALNAGSKTSSASAFFLPLQRVVRALSFLQKSIDLCTDKPKAVHIPRGTLQMTFVHKGFDEIRRLGLRTGTEQVVRHASPPGETGMLVVDSVVPSGPADKQLESGDVLVRVNGTVLTQFLNLENLIDDGVGQIVELEIERGGQPLTVNVSVQDLHSITPDHFLEVSGAIIHPLSYQQARNFRFPCGLAYVADPGYMLFRAGVPRHAIIKKVANEDISCLADLVSVLSKLSRGARVPLEYMSHTDRHRKKSVLVTIDRHEWYAPPQLYTRNDSTGLWDGKPAIELAAVSPPIDINGLPISQNIPLCHHDTDPMHEFRGVTDTAATMGASSGDGYQNDFGSEAKKQRVEDDSSDGTVANASLYGSELKSDDAMETDNTVLRDYEGATAFSANASLAERAIEPALVMFEVHVPPSCSLDGVHSQHFFGTGIIIYHSSSMGLAVVDKNTVAISASDVMLSFAAFPVEIPGEVVFLHPVHNYALIAYNPSAMGPAAASAIRAAELLPEPALQRGDSVYLVGLSRNLQATSRKSIVTNPCAALNIGSADSPRYRATNMEVIELDTDFGSSFSGALTDEQGRIRAIWGSFSTQIKYSSTTSEDHQFVRGIPVYAISQVLEKIITGGNGPALLINGIKRPMPLVRILEVELYPTLLSKARSFGLSDEWVQILVKKDPVRRQVLRVKGCLAGSKAENLLEQGDMVLAVDKMPVTCYNDIEAACLTLDKGTHSDENLNLTILRQGREMELVVGTDKRDGNGTTRVINWCGCVVQDPHPAVRSLGFLPEEGHGVYVTRWCHGSPANRYGLYALQWIVEVNGKKTPDLNAFADATKELEHGQFVRIRTVHLNGKPRVLTLKQDLHYWPTWELRFDPETALWRRNILQALK